A stretch of the Lolium perenne isolate Kyuss_39 chromosome 3, Kyuss_2.0, whole genome shotgun sequence genome encodes the following:
- the LOC127338637 gene encoding early nodulin-like protein 14: protein MPSATKMAETKAAICIAAVAAMIHVVCAADYIVGDPTGGWQGRTDYKSWAAAQSFAPGDTLTFKYSAYHNVVEVTADDYEACSTANPVSFDNSGLTTVALTAPGKRYFICGGPGHCQNGMKVEVDVADRPAPAAPSSPPQLPPSPLPPAPAPAAEPPRHAGHKRHKKWCSPPKPAPALAPVVQSSESYLPLAAVAPMSSPTPPAPMSSDAVAVWHSKWGGATLGLLALWFAVLPL, encoded by the exons ATGCCTTCTGCGACGAAGATGGCAGAGACGAAGGCGGCGATCTGCATCGCCGCAGTAGCAGCAATGATCCACGTCGTGTGCGCTGCCGATTACATCGTCGGCGACCCGACCGGCGGCTGGCAGGGGAGGACGGACTACAAGTCCTGGGCTGCGGCCCAGAGCTTTGCTCCCGGAGATACCCTAA CGTTCAAGTACAGCGCGTACCACAACGTCGTCGAGGTGACCGCCGACGACTACGAGGCGTGCTCCACGGCCAACCCCGTCTCGTTCGACAACAGCGGCCTCACCACTGTCGCGCTCACCGCGCCGGGGAAGCGCTACTTCATCTGCGGCGGGCCGGGCCACTGTCAGAACGGGATGAAAGTGGAGGTGGACGTCGCCGACCGCCCTGCGCCCGCGGCGCCCAGCTCCCCGCCGCAGCTGCCACCCTCGCCATTGCCACCAGCTCCGGCGCCCGCCGCTGAACCGCCAAGACATGCGGGGCACAAGAGGCACAAGAAGTGGTGCTCCCCGCCTAAGCCTGCGCCGGCATTGGCTCCCGTGGTGCAGTCGTCGGAGTCGTATCTGCCGCTCGCGGCCGTTGCGCCGATGTCGTCGCCTACTCCGCCGGCGCCCATGTCGTCGGATGCTGTAGCCGTGTGGCATTCAAAGTGGGGCGGCGCCACGCTGGGGCTTCTCGCTCTTTGGTTTGCGGTGCTGCCGCTGTGA